The Amycolatopsis solani genome has a window encoding:
- a CDS encoding dipeptidase encodes MYSPAAKPGDYESFPYLRRGTDFPAVELADPSARRSRFTAGSDDARVERLLADNVTISFHDHPQLLPADFADTADFLRAKHEFTAFAELRRAGLTAVFDNWFGVIGSTRRAGWKWDDLITTLGLRLADLAHQDGVVVARTVGDILDAQHDGHVAFVMGTESAGMIENELDRIDVLYGLGIRQMGLVYAEANTLGSGQKERLDGGLTAFGRRAVERMNAVGMLIDVSHASDRTSLDAIEASAKPIAITHAGARAVWPIARMKPDDVLKACAERGGVLGIEAAPHTTLSYDHRAQSIESVMDHFTHAVELMGIEHVAFGPDTLYGDHAAFQKAISDVIGSSTVFDAGDLEWERVGHVDGLENPTENFRHIAGWLVEHGYRDDEITAVLGGNILRLLGEVWR; translated from the coding sequence ATGTACAGCCCCGCCGCCAAACCCGGCGATTACGAGTCCTTCCCCTACCTCCGGCGCGGAACCGACTTCCCCGCCGTCGAACTGGCCGATCCGAGCGCCCGCCGGAGCCGCTTCACCGCCGGTTCGGACGACGCCCGGGTCGAGCGCCTGCTCGCGGACAACGTCACGATCAGCTTCCACGACCACCCGCAGCTGCTGCCGGCCGACTTCGCGGACACCGCCGACTTCCTGCGGGCCAAGCACGAGTTCACCGCGTTCGCCGAGCTGCGCCGGGCCGGCCTGACCGCGGTCTTCGACAACTGGTTCGGCGTCATCGGCAGCACCCGGCGGGCGGGCTGGAAGTGGGACGACCTGATCACGACGCTCGGCCTGCGGCTCGCCGACCTCGCCCACCAGGACGGCGTCGTCGTCGCCCGCACCGTCGGAGACATCCTCGACGCCCAGCACGACGGGCACGTCGCCTTCGTCATGGGCACCGAGTCCGCCGGCATGATCGAGAACGAGCTGGACCGCATCGACGTCCTCTACGGACTGGGCATCCGGCAGATGGGCCTGGTCTACGCGGAGGCCAACACGCTCGGCAGTGGCCAGAAGGAGCGGCTCGACGGCGGCCTGACCGCCTTCGGCAGGCGCGCGGTGGAACGCATGAACGCCGTGGGCATGCTCATCGACGTCTCCCACGCGAGCGACCGGACGAGCCTGGACGCGATCGAGGCGTCGGCCAAGCCCATCGCGATCACGCACGCCGGCGCGCGGGCCGTCTGGCCCATCGCCCGGATGAAACCGGACGACGTCCTCAAGGCGTGCGCGGAGCGCGGCGGCGTCCTCGGCATCGAGGCGGCGCCGCACACGACCCTGTCCTACGACCACCGGGCGCAGTCGATCGAGTCGGTGATGGACCACTTCACCCACGCCGTCGAGCTGATGGGCATCGAGCACGTCGCGTTCGGCCCGGACACGCTCTACGGCGACCACGCCGCCTTCCAGAAGGCCATCAGCGACGTGATCGGCTCCTCCACCGTGTTCGACGCGGGTGACCTCGAGTGGGAGCGGGTCGGCCACGTCGACGGGCTCGAGAACCCGACCGAGAACTTCCGCCACATCGCCGGCTGGCTCGTCGAACACGGGTACCGCGACGACGAGATCACCGCCGTGCTCGGCGGCAACATCCTGCGGCTGCTGGGCGAGGTGTGGCGATGA
- a CDS encoding M20 family metallopeptidase has product MTDIESAFARHLEDVLALSHVINADPELAFEEHRTSAAITDVLARHGFAVEKGVADLPTAFVASVGSGDLVFGICAEMDALPGIGHGCGHNTIAAAAVGAALALAPFADELGLTLKMFGTPAEERGTGKEIMVNRGVFTGTHAAMMVHPSLKDVVSPQFRASRSWRIEYTGRGGHASRPWNALNAADAVVVAQTAIGLLRQQLRDGVRVHCVVPEAGSAVNVIPDRVVAECMIRCDTIAEVDEVWARVRRCFEAGALAAGTTVDFTTQPSLYREFRHDPDLAALFETHAKTLGRTFPDYPDKLFGSTDMGNVSQVIPALHPMLSFDLPAEDGNHTAAFAAAAGGAEGDRFVRDGGLAMALTIADVARSAPIRARLTASGN; this is encoded by the coding sequence ATGACCGACATCGAAAGCGCTTTCGCCCGGCACCTCGAAGACGTCTTGGCGCTGTCGCACGTCATCAACGCCGACCCGGAGCTCGCCTTCGAGGAGCACCGGACCTCCGCGGCCATCACCGACGTCCTGGCGCGGCACGGATTCGCCGTCGAGAAGGGGGTGGCCGACCTGCCCACGGCGTTCGTGGCCTCGGTGGGTTCGGGTGACCTGGTGTTCGGCATCTGCGCCGAGATGGACGCGCTCCCCGGGATCGGGCACGGCTGCGGGCACAACACGATCGCCGCGGCGGCCGTGGGCGCGGCCCTGGCCCTGGCGCCGTTCGCCGACGAGCTGGGACTGACGCTCAAGATGTTCGGCACTCCAGCCGAGGAACGCGGCACCGGCAAGGAAATCATGGTCAACCGCGGCGTCTTCACCGGGACGCACGCGGCCATGATGGTGCACCCGTCGCTGAAGGACGTCGTCAGTCCCCAGTTCCGGGCCTCGCGGTCGTGGCGGATCGAGTACACCGGCCGGGGCGGCCACGCGTCACGACCGTGGAACGCGCTGAACGCCGCCGACGCGGTGGTGGTCGCGCAGACCGCCATCGGACTGCTGCGGCAGCAGCTCCGTGACGGCGTCCGGGTCCACTGCGTCGTGCCGGAGGCCGGTTCGGCCGTCAACGTCATCCCCGACCGGGTCGTGGCCGAGTGCATGATCCGCTGCGACACCATCGCGGAAGTCGACGAGGTCTGGGCCCGGGTCCGCCGGTGCTTCGAAGCCGGCGCGCTCGCGGCCGGGACCACCGTGGACTTCACTACCCAGCCGTCGCTGTACCGCGAGTTCCGGCACGACCCGGACCTGGCCGCGCTGTTCGAGACCCACGCGAAGACCTTGGGCCGCACGTTCCCGGACTACCCGGACAAGCTCTTCGGCTCGACCGACATGGGCAACGTCTCGCAGGTGATTCCCGCGCTGCACCCGATGTTGTCGTTCGACCTCCCGGCGGAGGACGGGAACCACACCGCCGCCTTCGCGGCCGCGGCCGGTGGCGCAGAAGGCGACCGGTTCGTCCGCGACGGCGGCCTGGCGATGGCGCTCACGATCGCGGACGTCGCCCGGTCCGCGCCGATCCGGGCCCGGCTGACGGCCTCCGGGAACTGA
- a CDS encoding MFS transporter: MESIRLGTEAETTGRGNRRALVAGSIGNAVEFIDWAVYTTFSSVFAHHFFPPGNDSAALLSTLAIFAVGFVVRPIGAAIMGAYADRHGRKKGLVFTIGLMAAATFVIGVSPSYAQVGLAAPIILVIARMAQGFAAGGEFGSASAFLVESAGPGRRAFAGSWQQVSVGAGILIASGMGAIVTSALPRQAVDSWGWRLAFVVASLFGLIGLWLRRSVEETASFHRARGPRRNALVTMLREHPKAALRVFGLNIAGVVLYNMWLTYLPTYATVATHIPLNQALLANVIGLVTFVVLLPFAGLLSDRIGRKPTLVAFAGGFLLLAWPAFRLLNGDFRLLLLIQIAGLVLLLGYSANVAAVMAEQFPPEVRATGIGLPYALSVAVFGGTVPYLTTWLTTHGLGTWVWLYCAIAAAIGLVVYLTMPETKDKAIG, encoded by the coding sequence ATGGAATCCATTCGGCTTGGCACGGAGGCGGAAACAACCGGCCGGGGCAACCGCCGGGCGCTCGTCGCCGGCAGCATCGGCAACGCCGTCGAGTTCATCGACTGGGCGGTGTACACGACGTTCTCGTCCGTCTTCGCGCACCACTTCTTCCCGCCGGGCAACGACAGTGCGGCGCTGCTGTCCACTTTGGCCATCTTCGCCGTCGGTTTCGTCGTGCGGCCCATCGGCGCCGCGATCATGGGTGCGTACGCCGACCGGCACGGCCGCAAGAAGGGCCTCGTGTTCACGATCGGCCTGATGGCCGCGGCGACGTTCGTCATCGGCGTCTCGCCGTCCTACGCCCAGGTCGGTCTCGCGGCACCGATCATCCTCGTCATCGCGCGCATGGCCCAGGGCTTCGCCGCCGGCGGCGAATTCGGTTCGGCGTCGGCCTTCCTGGTGGAGTCGGCCGGCCCCGGCCGCCGCGCGTTCGCGGGCTCGTGGCAGCAGGTGTCGGTCGGCGCCGGCATCCTCATCGCCTCGGGCATGGGCGCGATCGTCACGTCGGCGCTGCCCCGGCAGGCGGTGGACAGCTGGGGCTGGCGCCTGGCGTTCGTGGTCGCCTCGCTGTTCGGGCTCATCGGGCTCTGGCTGCGCCGCTCGGTCGAGGAAACGGCTTCGTTCCACCGCGCCCGCGGCCCCCGGCGCAACGCCCTGGTGACGATGCTCCGGGAGCACCCGAAGGCGGCGTTGCGCGTCTTCGGCCTGAACATCGCCGGCGTCGTGCTCTACAACATGTGGCTGACCTACCTGCCCACCTACGCGACCGTGGCCACGCACATCCCGCTCAACCAGGCGCTGCTGGCGAACGTCATCGGGCTCGTCACCTTCGTGGTCCTCCTGCCGTTCGCCGGGCTGCTGTCCGACCGGATCGGCCGCAAGCCCACCCTGGTGGCGTTCGCCGGCGGCTTCCTGCTGCTCGCGTGGCCCGCGTTCCGGCTGCTGAACGGTGACTTCCGGCTGCTGCTCCTCATCCAGATCGCCGGGCTGGTCCTGCTGCTGGGCTATTCGGCCAACGTCGCGGCCGTCATGGCGGAGCAGTTCCCGCCGGAGGTACGGGCGACCGGCATCGGTCTCCCCTACGCGTTGTCGGTCGCGGTGTTCGGCGGCACCGTCCCGTACCTCACGACGTGGCTGACCACCCACGGGCTCGGGACGTGGGTGTGGCTGTACTGCGCGATCGCCGCCGCGATCGGCCTGGTCGTCTACCTGACGATGCCCGAGACGAAGGACAAGGCGATCGGCTGA
- a CDS encoding alcohol dehydrogenase catalytic domain-containing protein, whose translation MKAAIARQAGVVEIDDVPRPPIGEGEVLVRLRAAGLNRADVLVRDGRFAEQPPFPIILGVEGAGDVAAVGSAVTNVEVGQRVVVLPMLGCGVCDACRSDVDSRCRELKFFGEHTDGTYAEYLAVPARNAVPAPESLTYVDLAASLLAYLTAWHMLVTRGGLQAGETALVVGAGSGVGTAAVQLAAALGARVIATTGTEDKRDLLREIGAGEVVNYRQVPGFGAAVRSLTDGRGVDLVHNSAGGATIQESIRALRAGGRLIGMGSHSGPHADIDLYSLYRHEIDFRGAHAGDLREVPDVLALLAAGKVRPVVDSVFGLDDLARAHERLVSPDRFGKVVVTIG comes from the coding sequence ATGAAGGCCGCCATCGCCCGGCAGGCCGGCGTCGTCGAGATCGACGACGTGCCGCGTCCCCCGATCGGCGAAGGGGAGGTCCTGGTCCGGCTGCGGGCCGCCGGGCTCAACCGCGCCGACGTGCTCGTCCGGGACGGGCGGTTCGCCGAACAACCGCCGTTCCCGATCATCCTCGGTGTCGAAGGTGCCGGAGACGTCGCGGCGGTCGGCAGCGCGGTCACGAACGTCGAGGTCGGGCAACGCGTGGTCGTGCTGCCCATGCTGGGTTGCGGCGTCTGCGATGCCTGCCGGTCCGATGTGGACAGCCGCTGCCGCGAGCTGAAGTTCTTCGGCGAGCACACGGACGGCACCTACGCCGAATACCTCGCCGTCCCGGCCCGCAACGCCGTTCCCGCACCCGAGTCCCTGACCTACGTCGACCTGGCGGCGAGCCTGCTCGCGTACCTGACGGCCTGGCACATGCTGGTGACGCGCGGCGGCCTGCAAGCCGGCGAAACCGCGCTGGTCGTCGGCGCCGGGAGCGGCGTGGGCACGGCCGCGGTGCAGTTGGCCGCGGCTCTCGGCGCGCGGGTCATCGCCACCACCGGCACCGAAGACAAGCGGGACCTGTTGCGGGAAATCGGCGCCGGCGAAGTCGTGAACTACCGGCAGGTGCCCGGATTCGGCGCCGCGGTCCGCTCGCTGACGGACGGGCGGGGCGTCGACCTCGTCCACAACTCGGCGGGCGGGGCGACCATCCAGGAGTCCATCCGCGCGCTGCGCGCCGGTGGCCGGCTGATCGGCATGGGCTCGCACTCCGGTCCGCACGCCGATATCGACCTGTACAGCCTCTACCGCCACGAGATCGACTTCCGCGGAGCACACGCCGGGGACCTCCGCGAAGTCCCCGACGTCCTCGCCCTGCTCGCCGCGGGGAAGGTGCGGCCCGTGGTCGACTCGGTGTTCGGCCTGGACGACCTGGCCCGGGCCCACGAACGCCTGGTGAGCCCGGACCGCTTCGGCAAGGTCGTGGTGACGATCGGCTGA
- a CDS encoding FAS1-like dehydratase domain-containing protein, whose protein sequence is MTEHTEVLQPEPAVALARLLGVDLPDLEEDGLPLLWHWVYLLDWPRQADLGPDGHPVRGVVPAPGRRRMAAGGRVARTGSLVVGRAATRRTEVVSTTDKTGRSGPLTFVVVRHTISQDGEVKVVEEQDIVYRDAAAAPTSATTSAPVPLEAGERAFPVDPTVLFRFSALTYNAHRIHYDRDYARDVEGYPGLVVHGPLQALAMAETVRGTGATATAIEYRVVAPLFDHQGLVVRATGGGVSVRDHSGRITATGQVETLTGEGKTP, encoded by the coding sequence GTGACCGAACACACCGAAGTGCTGCAACCGGAGCCCGCCGTGGCGCTGGCCCGGCTGCTCGGCGTCGACCTGCCGGACCTGGAGGAGGACGGGCTGCCGCTGCTGTGGCACTGGGTCTACCTGCTCGATTGGCCGCGCCAGGCCGATCTCGGGCCGGACGGGCATCCCGTGCGCGGGGTCGTCCCGGCGCCGGGCCGCCGGCGCATGGCGGCCGGGGGCCGGGTCGCCCGGACGGGTTCACTGGTCGTCGGCCGGGCCGCGACCCGGCGCACCGAAGTCGTGTCGACGACGGACAAGACGGGCCGCTCCGGCCCGCTGACCTTCGTCGTCGTCCGGCACACCATCAGCCAGGACGGCGAGGTGAAGGTCGTCGAAGAGCAGGACATCGTCTACCGCGACGCCGCAGCCGCGCCCACCTCGGCGACGACGTCGGCCCCGGTGCCGCTCGAAGCGGGCGAGCGGGCGTTCCCGGTCGACCCGACCGTCCTGTTCCGTTTCTCGGCGTTGACCTACAACGCCCACCGCATCCACTACGACCGCGACTACGCCCGAGACGTCGAGGGCTACCCGGGGCTGGTCGTCCACGGACCGCTGCAGGCGCTGGCGATGGCGGAAACCGTCCGGGGAACCGGGGCCACGGCCACCGCGATCGAGTACCGCGTCGTCGCGCCGCTGTTCGACCACCAAGGTCTGGTGGTGCGCGCCACCGGCGGCGGGGTTTCCGTTCGTGACCACAGTGGCCGGATCACCGCGACCGGCCAGGTCGAAACGCTTACCGGAGAAGGGAAAACACCATGA
- a CDS encoding CaiB/BaiF CoA transferase family protein has translation MLPLEGTTVVALEQAVAAPFATRQLADLGARVIKVERPGAGDFSRGYDRTVHGDSSYFVWLNRGKESIELDIKDPADRRVLDAMIAAADVVVQNLAPGAVDRLGLDAATLRAARPDLVHCSISGYGPGGPYEAKKAYDLLIQCEAGLVAATGTPEQPSKAGISIADIATGMYAYSGILTALLRRAATGVGATVEVAMLDALGEWMVQPAYHAVYGGSETRRTGAKHASIAPYGPYRTGDGNQVFLAVQSDREWVRLCQEVLRCPDLAGDPRFVHNPERVAHDHLIGPLIEAAFAASDADQAVALLGEAGIACARLRGPGELLDHPQLAARDRWQRVRAPGGAVRALLPPVDIDEVQPVLGSVPRLGEHNDALRTEFKEVIP, from the coding sequence ATGCTCCCTCTCGAAGGCACGACCGTCGTCGCGCTGGAACAGGCGGTCGCCGCTCCCTTCGCGACCCGGCAGCTCGCCGACCTCGGCGCCCGCGTCATCAAGGTCGAACGTCCCGGTGCCGGGGACTTTTCCCGCGGCTACGACCGGACGGTCCACGGCGACTCCAGCTACTTCGTCTGGCTCAACCGCGGCAAGGAGTCGATCGAGCTCGACATCAAGGACCCGGCCGACCGCCGGGTGCTCGACGCGATGATCGCGGCCGCCGACGTCGTGGTCCAGAACCTCGCGCCCGGCGCGGTGGACCGCCTCGGCCTCGACGCCGCGACCCTGCGAGCCGCCCGTCCCGACCTCGTCCACTGCTCGATCTCGGGCTACGGCCCCGGCGGCCCGTATGAGGCGAAGAAGGCCTACGACCTGCTGATCCAGTGCGAAGCGGGGCTCGTCGCCGCCACCGGTACGCCGGAGCAGCCGAGCAAGGCCGGGATTTCGATCGCGGACATCGCGACGGGCATGTACGCCTACTCCGGCATCCTCACCGCGCTGCTGCGCCGAGCCGCCACGGGTGTCGGCGCGACCGTCGAGGTCGCCATGCTCGATGCGCTGGGGGAGTGGATGGTGCAACCGGCGTACCACGCGGTCTACGGCGGTTCGGAAACCCGCAGGACCGGGGCGAAACACGCGTCGATCGCCCCCTACGGTCCATATCGGACCGGCGACGGCAACCAGGTCTTCCTCGCCGTCCAAAGCGACCGCGAATGGGTTCGCCTGTGCCAAGAGGTGCTTCGGTGCCCGGACCTGGCCGGCGACCCGCGGTTCGTCCACAACCCGGAACGCGTCGCCCACGACCACCTGATCGGGCCGCTGATCGAGGCGGCGTTCGCCGCGTCCGACGCCGACCAGGCCGTCGCACTGCTCGGCGAGGCCGGGATCGCGTGCGCCCGCCTGCGTGGGCCGGGTGAGCTCCTCGACCACCCGCAGCTCGCCGCCCGGGATCGCTGGCAGCGGGTCCGGGCCCCTGGTGGTGCCGTCCGTGCTTTGCTTCCGCCGGTCGACATCGACGAAGTCCAGCCGGTGCTGGGCTCTGTGCCCCGGCTCGGCGAGCACAACGACGCCCTCCGCACCGAATTCAAGGAGGTCATCCCGTGA
- a CDS encoding HpcH/HpaI aldolase/citrate lyase family protein: protein MSPAATWLFVSGNVSGRFAKAAAAGADAVVVDLEDAVRPEDKDAARAETRRWLTGGEAWVRLNAVGTPWFDADVEAVAGATGLLGVLVPKAEDPAALAAVSARLGIAVVALVETAAGLHRVHDVATAPGVTRLAFGSLDLAADLGADDTAEAMLFARSTIVLASRVAGLPAPIDGVTTVVDDADAVTTAARYARSLGFRGKLCIHPAQIAPTARGLAPGADEIAWARAVLQAAEGSAGAVTGPDGRMIDKPVLDRARALLRP, encoded by the coding sequence ATGAGCCCCGCGGCCACCTGGCTTTTCGTGTCCGGCAACGTCTCCGGGCGCTTCGCGAAGGCGGCGGCCGCGGGCGCGGACGCCGTCGTCGTCGACCTCGAAGACGCGGTACGGCCCGAGGATAAGGACGCCGCCCGGGCCGAAACGCGCCGCTGGCTGACCGGCGGCGAGGCCTGGGTTCGCCTCAACGCCGTCGGGACGCCGTGGTTCGACGCGGACGTCGAGGCCGTTGCCGGTGCGACCGGGCTGCTCGGCGTGCTCGTGCCCAAGGCCGAAGACCCGGCGGCCTTGGCCGCAGTGTCGGCGCGGCTGGGCATCGCGGTGGTGGCGCTGGTCGAGACGGCGGCCGGGCTGCACCGCGTGCACGACGTCGCCACCGCGCCCGGGGTGACCCGGCTGGCGTTCGGCTCGCTCGACCTGGCCGCCGACCTCGGAGCCGACGACACCGCCGAGGCGATGCTGTTCGCGCGAAGCACGATCGTGCTCGCCTCTCGCGTGGCCGGCCTGCCGGCGCCGATCGACGGCGTCACGACGGTCGTCGACGACGCCGACGCGGTCACCACGGCGGCCCGTTACGCCCGGAGCCTCGGCTTCCGCGGCAAGCTCTGCATCCACCCGGCCCAGATCGCGCCCACGGCCCGAGGCCTGGCGCCCGGCGCGGACGAAATCGCGTGGGCCCGTGCGGTGCTTCAGGCGGCCGAGGGATCGGCAGGCGCTGTCACCGGTCCCGACGGGCGAATGATCGACAAGCCGGTGCTCGACCGGGCCCGTGCCCTCCTCCGGCCCTGA
- a CDS encoding acyl-CoA dehydrogenase family protein yields the protein MYELSADETAIVDVVREWVDREVEPVVQDLEHADTYPEALIEQMKRMGIFGLAVPEPWNDAGVSTPCYAAVTEELARGWMSLAGAMGGHSVVAKLLLHYGTPAQQDHYLPKLATGEIRATMALTEPGGGSDLQAIRTVARKDGDDYVINGSKTWITNARRAQLVALLCVTDRSAEPKHRGISILLVEKGPGFEVSRDLPKLGYKGVESCELSFTDFRVPRSSLLGTVEGEGFAQMMRGLEIGRIQVAARALGVGGAALSRAIRYSQERESFGQPIWQHQSIGNYLADMATGLTAARQLVQYAARRYDSGERADMEAGMAKLFASETAMKIALDAVRIHGGYGYSTEFDVERYFRDAPLMIVGEGTNEIQRNVIARQLIKRNPVR from the coding sequence ATGTACGAACTCAGCGCAGACGAGACAGCGATCGTCGACGTCGTCCGCGAGTGGGTCGACCGTGAGGTCGAGCCCGTGGTGCAGGACCTGGAACACGCCGACACCTACCCCGAAGCCCTGATCGAGCAGATGAAGCGGATGGGCATCTTCGGGCTCGCCGTTCCGGAGCCGTGGAACGACGCCGGGGTGTCCACGCCGTGCTACGCGGCGGTGACCGAAGAGCTCGCCCGGGGGTGGATGAGCCTGGCCGGGGCCATGGGCGGGCACAGCGTCGTCGCCAAGCTCCTGCTGCACTACGGAACCCCGGCGCAGCAGGACCACTACCTGCCGAAGCTCGCCACCGGGGAAATCCGGGCGACCATGGCGCTCACCGAGCCCGGCGGCGGATCCGACCTGCAGGCCATCCGCACCGTGGCGCGAAAGGACGGTGACGACTACGTCATCAACGGCTCCAAGACGTGGATCACCAACGCCCGCCGCGCCCAGCTGGTCGCGCTGCTGTGCGTGACCGACCGGAGCGCCGAGCCGAAGCACCGCGGGATCAGCATCCTGCTGGTCGAGAAGGGGCCGGGTTTCGAGGTGTCCCGCGATCTGCCGAAGCTGGGTTACAAGGGCGTGGAAAGCTGCGAGCTGTCCTTCACCGACTTCCGCGTGCCCCGCAGTTCGTTGCTGGGCACCGTCGAAGGCGAGGGGTTCGCGCAGATGATGCGCGGGCTCGAGATCGGCCGCATCCAGGTGGCGGCGCGAGCGCTCGGCGTCGGCGGGGCCGCCCTCTCGCGCGCGATCCGCTACAGCCAGGAACGCGAAAGCTTCGGGCAGCCGATCTGGCAGCACCAGTCGATCGGCAACTACCTGGCCGACATGGCGACCGGGCTGACCGCGGCCCGGCAGCTCGTCCAGTACGCCGCCCGCCGGTACGACTCCGGCGAGCGCGCGGACATGGAGGCGGGGATGGCGAAGCTGTTCGCGTCGGAGACGGCCATGAAGATCGCGCTCGACGCGGTGCGGATCCACGGCGGCTACGGCTACTCGACGGAGTTCGACGTCGAGCGCTACTTCCGCGACGCGCCGCTGATGATCGTCGGCGAGGGCACCAACGAGATCCAGCGGAACGTCATCGCGCGTCAGCTCATCAAGCGGAACCCCGTCCGATGA
- a CDS encoding LysR family transcriptional regulator, whose translation MELKQLLALVTVADTGSVTKAARLLHVVQPAVSRYIRALEDEVGVPLFERSRQGMTLTAAGEVLAERARRALLELDRARAEIRPDREHVRGIVTIGLLESTVELVAAPLVEVLGRRHPGIEVRILSAFSGHLRQWLDDGEVDMSLLYNVNSTPSIAVTPLLREALWAIAPPDAELGHEALTWDRVCEHRLILPVAGHGLRTLVDQALGVAPRIACQTNSMPVQKKLVAVGTGWSVLPAAGVAEDVAAGRLRGGPIVDPAISRTIVLALPRAGRIPPAAEVAATEIVRVTHRLVEDGTWPTATVAQAG comes from the coding sequence GTGGAACTCAAGCAGCTCTTGGCCCTGGTGACCGTGGCCGATACCGGGAGTGTCACCAAGGCGGCGCGCCTGCTCCACGTCGTGCAGCCCGCGGTCAGCCGGTACATCCGCGCCCTCGAGGACGAGGTCGGGGTCCCGCTCTTCGAGCGCAGCCGCCAGGGGATGACCCTCACCGCGGCGGGCGAGGTCCTCGCCGAGCGCGCGAGACGCGCGCTGCTCGAACTGGACCGGGCGCGCGCCGAGATCCGCCCGGACCGCGAGCACGTGCGCGGCATCGTGACGATCGGGCTGCTGGAAAGCACCGTCGAACTCGTGGCCGCGCCGTTGGTGGAGGTACTGGGGCGCCGGCACCCGGGCATCGAGGTGCGGATCCTGAGCGCGTTTTCCGGTCACCTGCGGCAGTGGCTCGACGACGGCGAAGTGGACATGAGCCTGCTGTACAACGTGAACTCGACGCCGTCGATCGCCGTCACCCCGTTGCTGCGCGAAGCGTTGTGGGCGATCGCTCCCCCGGACGCCGAACTCGGCCACGAAGCGCTCACCTGGGACCGGGTGTGCGAGCACCGGCTCATCCTGCCGGTCGCGGGCCACGGCCTGCGCACCCTCGTGGACCAAGCGCTCGGCGTCGCGCCCAGGATCGCGTGCCAGACCAATTCGATGCCGGTGCAGAAGAAGCTGGTGGCCGTCGGCACCGGCTGGAGCGTCCTTCCCGCTGCCGGCGTCGCCGAAGACGTGGCAGCCGGACGGCTGCGGGGCGGCCCGATCGTCGATCCCGCGATCTCCCGCACGATCGTCCTGGCGTTGCCCCGAGCCGGCCGCATCCCGCCCGCCGCCGAGGTCGCCGCCACCGAGATCGTCCGGGTCACCCACCGGCTGGTCGAGGACGGCACCTGGCCGACCGCCACCGTGGCCCAGGCCGGGTGA
- a CDS encoding TY-Chap domain-containing protein, producing the protein MTGRFVRYHGADYRLRHSAGKWWIAADHAVDESFTQRGRRYFVRPITHDDVLDCYDVARPGTYRGLPVEVGQGAPGGYWVTARDSSAVDEGFERDGHRGPLQKLVAFEDAELRFTTTVTPVPMPWKVAYDWELFTERLTDAVRDVTDRVFLIVHAAADPRRYVQFAGSADRLDAEAPGTDVVADAEEFQLRRFAWVEPGVAQPNWTSSLRRPARTAEYAQLAQRCVAALRQAYGIAGPDELRYRAWREPAGAEATAVELPGLGLG; encoded by the coding sequence ATGACCGGACGATTCGTCCGGTACCACGGTGCCGACTACCGGCTGCGCCACTCGGCCGGGAAGTGGTGGATCGCGGCGGACCACGCGGTCGACGAGTCGTTCACCCAGCGGGGGCGCCGCTACTTCGTGCGGCCGATCACCCACGACGACGTGCTGGACTGCTACGACGTCGCCCGCCCCGGTACCTACCGCGGTCTGCCCGTCGAGGTCGGGCAGGGCGCCCCGGGCGGCTACTGGGTGACCGCGCGCGACTCTAGCGCGGTCGACGAGGGTTTCGAGCGGGACGGTCACCGTGGTCCGTTGCAGAAGCTGGTCGCCTTCGAGGACGCGGAGCTGCGGTTCACCACCACGGTCACGCCGGTGCCGATGCCGTGGAAGGTCGCGTACGACTGGGAGCTGTTCACCGAACGGCTCACGGACGCGGTGCGCGACGTGACCGATCGGGTTTTCCTCATCGTCCACGCGGCGGCCGATCCGAGGCGGTACGTGCAGTTCGCCGGCTCGGCCGACCGGCTCGACGCGGAAGCGCCGGGGACGGACGTCGTGGCGGATGCCGAGGAGTTCCAGCTGCGCAGGTTCGCATGGGTCGAACCGGGCGTCGCGCAACCCAACTGGACGTCGTCGCTTCGGCGGCCCGCGCGCACGGCCGAGTACGCACAGCTGGCGCAGCGCTGTGTCGCGGCCCTTCGCCAGGCGTACGGAATCGCCGGCCCGGACGAACTCCGGTACCGGGCGTGGCGCGAACCGGCCGGCGCCGAGGCCACCGCGGTGGAGTTGCCCGGACTCGGGCTCGGCTGA